One genomic window of Ottowia oryzae includes the following:
- the gyrB gene encoding DNA topoisomerase (ATP-hydrolyzing) subunit B, whose amino-acid sequence MTEPTQLPDPERQPQAPGGADGYGEGAIQILEGLEAVRKRPGMYIGDTSDGTGLHHLVFEVVDNSIDEALAGYCDDIVVTIHSDNSLSVVDNGRGIPTGVKMDDKHEPKRSAAEIALTELHAGGKFNQNSYKVSGGLHGVGVSCVNALSSTLRLTVRRDGKKHELEFSRGFVQGRILEVVDGVEISPMKITGDTDKRGTEVRFLPDTEIFKENNDFHYEILSKRLRELSFLNNGVRIRLADERTGKEDDFSGADGVKGFVDFINGGKRVLHPNAFYATGSRPADSYGGIPDTEIGVEVAMQWNDGYNEQVLCFTNNIPQRDGGTHLTGLRAAMTRVISKYIADNDLAKKAKVDVSGDDMREGLTCVLSVKVPEPKFSSQTKDKLVSSEVRAPVEDIVAKALTDYLQERPNDAKIITGKIVEAARAREAARRAREMTRRKGVLDGFGLPGKLADCQEKDPSMCEIYIVEGDSAGGSAKQGRDRKFQAILPLRGKILNVERARYEKLLTSNEIVTLITALGTGIGKTAADSGKSAADDFNIDKLRYHRVIIMTDADVDGAHIRTLLLTFFYRQMAELVERGHIYIAQPPLYKVKAGKEELYLKDDAALEGFLMRIALKDAVVHTGGDHPQALSGDTLAELARKYQLTESVIGRLSAFMDVEALRAITGGVALNLDNAANAEVSAVALQQLLAALHTNGSVPEVASEFDARTDKPILRISRAHHGNIKSSVITQDFVLGVDYAALAEAAQTFKGLLGAGARVTRGEGERQREQDVSSFREAMQWLLGEAERTTSRQRYKGLGEMNPEQLWETTMDPEVRRLLRVQIDDAIEADRVFTTLMGDEVEPRRDFIETNALRASNIDA is encoded by the coding sequence ATGACCGAACCTACCCAGCTTCCAGACCCCGAGCGCCAACCGCAGGCGCCAGGCGGTGCCGACGGGTACGGTGAGGGCGCCATCCAGATCCTGGAGGGCCTGGAGGCCGTGCGCAAGCGCCCTGGTATGTACATCGGCGACACCAGTGACGGCACCGGCCTGCACCACCTGGTGTTCGAGGTGGTCGACAACTCGATCGACGAGGCGCTGGCGGGGTATTGCGACGACATCGTCGTGACCATCCACAGCGACAACTCGCTGAGCGTGGTCGACAACGGCCGCGGCATTCCCACCGGCGTGAAGATGGACGACAAGCACGAGCCCAAGCGCTCGGCTGCCGAGATCGCCCTGACCGAGCTGCACGCGGGCGGCAAGTTCAACCAGAACAGCTACAAAGTTTCAGGCGGCCTGCACGGCGTGGGCGTGAGCTGCGTGAACGCGCTGTCCAGCACGCTGCGCCTGACGGTGCGCCGCGACGGCAAGAAGCACGAGCTGGAATTCAGTCGCGGCTTCGTGCAGGGCCGTATTCTGGAGGTGGTGGACGGCGTGGAAATCTCGCCGATGAAGATCACGGGCGACACGGATAAGCGCGGCACCGAGGTGCGCTTTCTGCCCGACACCGAGATCTTCAAAGAGAACAACGATTTCCACTACGAAATCCTCAGCAAGCGCCTGCGCGAGCTGAGCTTTCTGAACAACGGCGTGCGCATTCGCCTGGCGGACGAGCGCACCGGCAAGGAAGACGACTTCTCTGGCGCCGACGGCGTCAAGGGCTTCGTCGACTTCATCAACGGCGGCAAGCGCGTGCTGCACCCCAACGCGTTTTACGCCACCGGCTCGCGCCCGGCGGATTCCTACGGCGGCATTCCCGACACCGAGATCGGGGTCGAGGTGGCCATGCAGTGGAACGATGGCTACAACGAGCAGGTGCTCTGCTTCACCAACAACATCCCTCAGCGCGACGGCGGTACCCACCTGACCGGCCTGCGCGCGGCGATGACGCGGGTGATCAGCAAGTACATCGCCGACAACGATCTGGCCAAGAAAGCCAAGGTCGACGTGTCGGGCGACGACATGCGCGAAGGGCTGACCTGCGTGCTCAGCGTGAAGGTGCCCGAGCCCAAGTTCAGCAGCCAGACCAAGGACAAGCTGGTCAGCAGCGAAGTGCGCGCGCCGGTTGAAGACATCGTGGCCAAGGCGCTCACCGACTACCTGCAAGAGCGCCCGAACGACGCCAAGATCATCACCGGCAAGATTGTCGAAGCTGCCCGCGCCCGCGAAGCCGCCCGCCGTGCCCGCGAGATGACGCGCCGCAAAGGCGTGCTGGACGGCTTCGGCCTGCCCGGCAAGCTGGCCGACTGCCAGGAAAAAGACCCGTCGATGTGCGAGATCTACATCGTCGAGGGCGATTCCGCCGGCGGCTCGGCCAAGCAGGGGCGCGACCGCAAGTTCCAGGCCATCCTGCCGCTGCGCGGCAAGATCCTGAACGTGGAGCGCGCGCGCTACGAGAAGCTGCTGACCAGCAACGAAATCGTCACGCTGATCACCGCCCTCGGCACCGGCATCGGCAAGACCGCAGCCGATTCAGGCAAGAGCGCGGCGGACGATTTCAACATCGACAAGCTGCGCTACCACCGCGTCATCATCATGACCGACGCGGACGTCGACGGCGCGCACATCCGCACCCTGCTGCTCACCTTCTTCTACCGCCAGATGGCCGAGCTGGTCGAGCGCGGGCACATCTACATCGCCCAGCCGCCGCTGTACAAGGTCAAGGCCGGCAAGGAAGAGCTGTACCTGAAAGACGATGCCGCGCTGGAAGGCTTCCTGATGCGCATTGCGCTGAAAGACGCCGTGGTGCACACGGGCGGTGACCACCCGCAGGCGCTTTCCGGCGACACCCTGGCCGAGCTGGCCCGCAAGTACCAGCTGACCGAATCCGTCATCGGCCGCTTGTCTGCTTTTATGGACGTGGAAGCCCTGCGTGCCATCACCGGCGGCGTGGCGCTCAATCTGGACAACGCCGCGAACGCCGAAGTCAGCGCCGTTGCGCTGCAGCAGCTGCTGGCAGCGCTGCACACCAACGGCAGCGTGCCGGAAGTGGCCAGCGAATTCGACGCCCGCACCGACAAGCCTATCCTGCGCATCAGCCGCGCGCACCACGGCAACATCAAGAGCAGCGTGATCACGCAAGACTTCGTGCTGGGCGTTGACTACGCCGCCTTGGCCGAGGCCGCGCAGACCTTCAAAGGCCTGCTGGGCGCCGGCGCCCGCGTGACCCGTGGCGAAGGCGAGCGCCAGCGCGAGCAGGACGTGAGCAGCTTCCGCGAAGCGATGCAGTGGCTGCTGGGCGAGGCCGAGCGCACCACCAGCCGCCAGCGCTACAAAGGCCTGGGCGAGATGAACCCCGAGCAGCTGTGGGAAACCACCATGGATCCCGAAGTGCGCCGCCTGCTGCGCGTGCAGATCGACGATGCCATCGAAGCCGACCGCGTGTTCACCACGCTGATGGGTGACGAGGTGGAGCCCCGCCGCGATTTCATCGAGACGAACGCGCTGCGCGCCTCGAACATCGACGCCTGA
- a CDS encoding class I SAM-dependent methyltransferase — protein sequence MFTAIYRSFPRIHAWIASPVSINAPHSPYVHATSCSRAARGHRGARCGPSAAKAAFWDRIAPKYATDPIADMAGYRHTLQRVQAMLRPEHHVLELGCGTGITALQLAPLTRRYVATDVSSQMIAIAHARHAQQPTPALSFAVADAETHGFGQGLYDAVLAFNLLHLASDLELVLRVAAQALRPGGLLISKTPCIAEMNPLIGHVAVPLMRLVGQAPALKCLHEHQLQAAMAKQGLAVVISERHGTQRKDIRAFLVARKAD from the coding sequence ATGTTCACTGCAATTTACCGCAGTTTTCCGCGCATCCATGCATGGATAGCATCGCCCGTGTCGATCAACGCACCTCACTCGCCCTACGTCCATGCCACCTCCTGCTCTCGCGCCGCACGCGGACACCGCGGCGCCCGTTGCGGCCCCAGCGCCGCCAAAGCCGCTTTCTGGGACCGCATTGCGCCGAAGTACGCGACCGACCCCATCGCCGACATGGCCGGCTACCGGCACACGTTGCAGCGCGTGCAGGCGATGCTGCGCCCGGAACACCACGTGCTGGAGCTGGGTTGCGGCACCGGCATCACGGCACTGCAGCTGGCGCCGCTCACGCGCCGCTACGTGGCAACCGACGTCTCATCGCAAATGATCGCCATAGCCCACGCCCGGCACGCGCAGCAGCCCACGCCAGCCTTGAGTTTCGCCGTGGCAGACGCCGAAACGCACGGCTTTGGGCAAGGCCTGTACGACGCCGTGCTGGCTTTCAATCTGCTGCACCTGGCCAGCGACCTTGAGCTGGTGCTCAGGGTGGCGGCGCAGGCGCTGCGCCCTGGCGGCTTGCTCATCTCCAAGACGCCGTGCATTGCCGAGATGAACCCGTTGATCGGCCACGTGGCCGTGCCTTTGATGCGCCTGGTGGGCCAGGCGCCCGCCCTCAAATGCCTGCACGAGCACCAGCTTCAAGCCGCCATGGCCAAGCAGGGATTGGCCGTGGTGATCTCAGAGCGCCACGGCACGCAACGCAAGGACATCCGGGCGTTTCTGGTGGCTCGCAAGGCCGACTGA
- a CDS encoding LysR family transcriptional regulator gives MDNLDWNQLKAFLETAETGSLSAAARKLGLTQPTLSRQVAAIEQHMGVTLFERVGKTMALTSTGLDLLEHARAMGAAAAALRMAASGRSQAVGGVVSVSASDAVAAYLLPRLLRRLRAQQPGIAVEVISSNAMSDLLRREADIAIRHVKPEQPDLIARLVREAQAHFYASQSWVQAHGHPRDAQAAAHVAFVGSDRSGQYLHYLAQHGLHLSEDNFSCYANHTVAHWALVCQGLGIGAMMDEIAQGTPGIVRVLDDLPPVRFPIWLVTHRELRTSRPIRTVFEALAQGLAQAPGDGED, from the coding sequence ATGGATAACCTCGACTGGAACCAGCTGAAGGCGTTTCTTGAGACGGCCGAGACCGGCTCTCTGTCGGCTGCAGCGCGCAAGCTGGGGCTGACGCAGCCCACGCTGAGCCGCCAGGTGGCCGCCATAGAGCAGCACATGGGCGTGACCTTGTTCGAGCGCGTTGGCAAGACCATGGCGCTCACTTCCACCGGTCTGGATCTGCTGGAACACGCGCGCGCCATGGGGGCCGCCGCTGCGGCCTTGCGGATGGCGGCCAGCGGGCGGTCGCAGGCGGTGGGCGGCGTGGTGTCGGTATCGGCCAGCGACGCGGTGGCGGCTTACCTGCTGCCGCGGTTGCTGCGGCGCTTGCGCGCGCAGCAACCGGGCATCGCGGTGGAGGTGATCTCATCCAACGCCATGAGCGACCTGCTGCGGCGCGAGGCCGACATCGCCATCCGCCACGTCAAGCCCGAGCAGCCCGATCTGATCGCGCGGCTGGTTCGCGAGGCGCAGGCGCACTTCTATGCCTCGCAAAGCTGGGTGCAGGCGCATGGGCATCCGCGCGATGCGCAAGCCGCGGCGCACGTCGCGTTCGTGGGCTCGGATCGGTCTGGCCAGTACCTGCATTACCTCGCCCAACACGGGCTGCACCTGAGCGAAGACAACTTCAGCTGCTACGCCAACCACACCGTCGCGCACTGGGCCCTGGTCTGCCAGGGGCTGGGCATTGGCGCCATGATGGACGAGATCGCCCAAGGCACCCCGGGCATCGTGCGCGTGCTGGACGATCTGCCGCCCGTGCGCTTTCCGATCTGGCTGGTCACCCACCGAGAGCTGCGCACCTCACGGCCTATCCGCACCGTGTTCGAGGCGCTGGCGCAAGGCCTGGCCCAGGCGCCGGGCGACGGCGAAGACTGA
- a CDS encoding uracil-DNA glycosylase, protein MSLHLDARQRAMLAEMGIKLWARPGVAAPAAAPNAIESEAAGVVTAGARAPKYPANHTARIGESAGAPAAPTSVAAAAVTAPTEERATSPAPTSAPAPSARPPAPASRTTSRSGAPAPATAIALTPRPEGVDQMDWPTLQATVASCRACALCATRTQTVFGVGAPTAGWMVVGEAPGEQEDRRGEPFVGQAGKLLDQMLAALSLTRDAPSATDSEAAGAGAAGASGPKHLKSDVYIANVLKCRPPANRNPLPGEIAQCEPYLRRQVALVQPRIILAMGRFAVQSLLQTTEPIGRLRGRVHHYQGVPVIVTYHPAYLLRALNEKAKAWQDLCLAMDVAEGRGPAGAP, encoded by the coding sequence ATGAGCCTGCACCTGGACGCACGCCAGCGCGCCATGCTGGCCGAGATGGGCATCAAGCTGTGGGCACGGCCTGGCGTGGCTGCGCCCGCCGCTGCGCCGAATGCTATCGAATCCGAAGCTGCCGGCGTAGTCACGGCCGGCGCTCGCGCCCCAAAATACCCTGCAAACCACACTGCACGCATTGGCGAATCGGCTGGCGCGCCTGCGGCGCCAACATCTGTGGCCGCAGCAGCGGTCACCGCACCAACGGAAGAGCGGGCCACTTCCCCAGCGCCAACGTCAGCGCCGGCGCCCAGCGCTCGCCCACCCGCACCGGCCTCACGCACCACCTCGCGCAGCGGCGCGCCAGCGCCGGCCACCGCCATCGCGCTGACGCCGCGCCCCGAAGGCGTTGACCAGATGGACTGGCCCACGCTGCAAGCCACCGTGGCCAGCTGCCGCGCCTGCGCGCTGTGCGCCACTCGCACCCAAACCGTGTTCGGCGTGGGCGCGCCCACGGCGGGCTGGATGGTGGTGGGCGAAGCACCCGGCGAGCAGGAAGACCGGCGCGGCGAGCCCTTCGTCGGCCAGGCCGGCAAGCTGCTGGACCAAATGCTGGCCGCCCTGAGCCTGACGCGCGATGCGCCATCTGCTACAGATTCAGAAGCTGCTGGCGCAGGCGCAGCGGGCGCCAGCGGCCCAAAACACCTTAAAAGCGACGTGTACATCGCCAACGTGCTCAAGTGCCGCCCGCCCGCCAACCGCAACCCGCTGCCGGGCGAAATCGCGCAGTGCGAGCCGTACCTGCGCCGCCAGGTCGCGCTGGTGCAGCCGCGCATCATCCTGGCCATGGGCCGCTTTGCCGTGCAGTCGCTGCTGCAAACCACCGAACCCATCGGCCGCCTGCGCGGGCGCGTGCACCACTACCAGGGCGTGCCCGTCATCGTCACCTACCACCCCGCCTACCTGCTGCGCGCGCTGAATGAAAAGGCCAAGGCCTGGCAGGATTTGTGTTTGGCGATGGATGTGGCCGAAGGGCGCGGCCCGGCTGGCGCGCCTTAG
- the rimI gene encoding ribosomal protein S18-alanine N-acetyltransferase → MSALPSPPTPPTAQLPAANDAAEARLEPMAPDTVDAVLAIEQRCYSHPWTRGNFVDTIAAGHLAQCLWAGDTLLGYFVAMPGYQEVHLLNITIAPEHQRQGWARLLLDALALWARGQHADWVWLEVRLSNVRAQHLYLRHGYVRVGMRKRYYPAAHGEREDAVVMSLRLATP, encoded by the coding sequence ATGAGCGCCCTGCCCTCGCCCCCCACGCCGCCCACCGCGCAGCTGCCTGCCGCCAACGACGCGGCCGAGGCGCGCCTTGAGCCGATGGCGCCCGACACGGTCGACGCCGTGCTGGCCATCGAGCAGCGCTGCTACAGCCACCCCTGGACGCGCGGCAACTTCGTCGACACCATCGCCGCCGGCCACCTGGCGCAATGCCTGTGGGCGGGCGACACGCTGCTGGGCTACTTCGTCGCCATGCCCGGCTACCAGGAAGTGCATTTGCTGAACATCACCATCGCGCCCGAACACCAGCGCCAGGGCTGGGCGCGCCTGCTGCTGGACGCGCTGGCGCTGTGGGCGCGCGGGCAGCACGCCGACTGGGTGTGGCTGGAGGTGCGGCTGAGCAACGTGCGCGCGCAACACCTGTACCTGCGCCACGGCTACGTGCGCGTGGGCATGCGCAAACGCTATTACCCCGCCGCGCACGGCGAGCGCGAAGACGCCGTGGTCATGAGCCTGCGGCTGGCCACGCCATGA
- the tsaB gene encoding tRNA (adenosine(37)-N6)-threonylcarbamoyltransferase complex dimerization subunit type 1 TsaB, with protein sequence MPNSSPSAHPTRLLAFDTSTDRLSIAVQHGEQRFVHEGEGGAQASAALIPAVRQLLAQAGLTLRSVDAIVFGRGPGSFTGLRTACSVAQGFAYGAGVPVLPVDTLLAVAQEARTRSGATRVLALLDARMNEVYSAPYAWQGDHWLAQGDMRVSAPEALSPPDSPADAAPWVLAGNAFATYGQRLPAALAGLARVEAWPTATALLDLAPPLLAAGGAVDAAQALPLYIRDKVAQTTAERLANGGLK encoded by the coding sequence ATGCCTAATTCTTCACCTTCCGCCCACCCGACTCGCCTGCTGGCTTTCGACACCAGCACCGACCGCCTGAGCATCGCCGTGCAGCATGGCGAGCAGCGCTTCGTGCACGAAGGCGAAGGCGGCGCGCAAGCATCTGCCGCGCTGATCCCCGCCGTGCGGCAACTGCTGGCCCAGGCCGGTTTGACGCTGCGCAGCGTGGACGCCATCGTCTTCGGGCGCGGGCCCGGCTCGTTCACCGGACTGCGCACGGCGTGCTCGGTTGCGCAAGGCTTTGCCTACGGCGCTGGCGTGCCAGTGCTGCCGGTTGACACCCTGCTGGCCGTCGCGCAAGAAGCTCGCACCCGCAGCGGCGCCACGCGCGTGCTGGCGCTGCTGGACGCGCGCATGAACGAGGTCTACAGCGCGCCCTACGCCTGGCAGGGCGACCACTGGCTGGCGCAAGGCGACATGCGGGTCAGCGCACCCGAAGCCCTCAGCCCGCCCGACAGCCCGGCCGACGCCGCCCCCTGGGTGTTGGCCGGCAACGCCTTCGCGACCTACGGCCAGCGCCTGCCCGCGGCCCTGGCCGGGCTGGCGCGCGTGGAAGCCTGGCCCACCGCCACCGCGCTGCTCGACCTTGCGCCGCCGCTGCTGGCCGCTGGCGGCGCGGTAGACGCCGCGCAGGCCCTGCCCCTGTACATCCGCGATAAAGTGGCGCAAACCACCGCCGAACGGCTGGCCAACGGCGGCCTGAAGTAA
- a CDS encoding DMT family transporter codes for MRLTPRQLGAVAAVVTVAIWTGFIIIGRASAGRTLLPLDIALLRILGASAVLLPWGLWLTRGRRGSLETSLGGLSPLPLRVTVVCGLVGGPLYAVLCYAGFFYAPAAHASVLMPGSLPLWTALLAAALLHDRITAARALGLACIVAGGLLVGGSSLLASLNGGEVWKGDLIFMAAALCWSVYSVLARRHQLNPVLATIAVTAFACLTYVPVFALLVQAGVLPTRLGEAPWREIVFQTLFQGVGSVVISGIAFVQMVRAFGPVRSTMITALVPGLSALGAVLLLGEPLGWNLLAGLALVTAGILLGVRAAQAPSTIKIEAASAVATSARG; via the coding sequence ATGCGTTTGACACCTCGCCAGCTGGGCGCCGTGGCCGCCGTGGTCACGGTCGCCATCTGGACGGGCTTCATCATCATCGGCCGCGCCTCGGCCGGGCGCACGCTGCTGCCGCTGGACATCGCCCTGCTGCGCATCCTGGGCGCCAGCGCCGTACTGCTGCCCTGGGGCCTGTGGCTGACGCGCGGGCGGCGCGGCTCACTTGAAACATCGCTGGGCGGGCTGTCGCCCCTGCCGCTGCGCGTGACGGTGGTGTGCGGCCTGGTGGGCGGGCCGCTGTACGCGGTGCTTTGTTACGCCGGTTTTTTCTACGCGCCCGCAGCGCACGCCTCGGTGCTGATGCCGGGCAGCCTGCCGCTGTGGACGGCGCTGCTGGCCGCCGCGCTGCTGCACGACCGCATCACCGCCGCGCGGGCGCTGGGCCTGGCCTGCATCGTGGCGGGCGGACTGCTGGTGGGCGGCAGCAGCCTGCTGGCGTCGCTGAACGGCGGCGAGGTGTGGAAGGGCGATTTGATCTTCATGGCCGCTGCGCTCTGCTGGTCGGTGTACAGCGTGCTGGCGCGCCGGCACCAGCTGAACCCGGTGCTGGCCACCATCGCCGTCACCGCCTTCGCGTGCCTGACCTACGTGCCGGTATTCGCGCTGCTGGTGCAGGCGGGCGTGCTGCCCACCCGGCTGGGCGAGGCGCCGTGGCGCGAGATCGTTTTTCAGACGCTGTTTCAGGGCGTGGGCTCGGTGGTGATATCGGGCATCGCCTTTGTGCAGATGGTGCGCGCGTTTGGCCCGGTGCGGTCCACCATGATCACCGCGCTGGTGCCCGGCCTGTCGGCGCTGGGCGCGGTGCTGCTGCTGGGCGAGCCGCTGGGCTGGAACCTGCTGGCCGGGCTGGCCCTGGTCACGGCCGGCATACTGCTGGGTGTGCGCGCCGCTCAGGCGCCAAGCACTATCAAAATAGAAGCTGCCAGCGCAGTCGCAACCAGCGCCAGAGGCTGA
- the dacB gene encoding D-alanyl-D-alanine carboxypeptidase/D-alanyl-D-alanine endopeptidase, whose translation MILRLKWAALCTAAAAAAPAWVAAQGVAAGALPPDIAQVLARADVPASAVAMVVAPLPPPPGTVSRVPEPVNPSGERNPAPAPQPLPAPRLAWQPDVPMNPASVMKLVTTYAGLDMLGPSYFWKTRVFTQGYVQNGVLNGNLVIQGSGDPKLVVERLQDLIRAIQDKGVRQIKGDILLDNSIFRLPAHNAAAFDDDPLRPYNVGPDGLLLNFKAVVLKFFPDAGGRRVRVESEPPIAGLNIPPEIAGTAGACGNWKSRVAADFTHPNQFTFAGRYPVSCGEQTWSVAYVDPASYAPRVIDAMWRNAGGTLTGQVKMTERPASGQPLITGFSLPLTEIIADINKYSNNVMAQQLFLTLSAAGDRHGSFAESRNTLARWWRQRFGLRTTPVVENGSGLSRNERVTAASLTALLQQAGTGPAAAAYEQSLSIAGIDGTARRMRARNPNSDAIGNATLKTGTLRDVTAIAGYAYGRSGAKYAVVGIINHPNAAAARPALDKLVEWAVRDAP comes from the coding sequence ATGATCCTGAGACTGAAGTGGGCGGCGCTGTGCACGGCTGCAGCCGCGGCCGCCCCGGCGTGGGTGGCGGCGCAAGGGGTGGCGGCCGGCGCCCTGCCGCCCGACATCGCCCAGGTGCTGGCCCGCGCCGATGTGCCCGCCAGCGCCGTGGCCATGGTGGTGGCGCCGCTGCCACCGCCGCCCGGCACCGTCAGCCGCGTCCCGGAGCCGGTCAACCCTTCGGGTGAACGCAACCCGGCGCCCGCGCCCCAGCCGCTGCCGGCCCCGCGCCTGGCCTGGCAGCCGGACGTGCCGATGAACCCCGCGTCGGTGATGAAGCTGGTCACCACCTACGCCGGGCTGGACATGCTGGGCCCCAGCTATTTCTGGAAAACGCGCGTCTTCACCCAGGGCTACGTGCAAAACGGCGTGCTGAACGGCAACCTGGTCATCCAGGGCAGCGGCGACCCCAAGCTGGTGGTCGAGCGCCTGCAGGACCTGATTCGCGCCATCCAGGACAAGGGCGTGCGCCAGATCAAGGGCGACATCCTGCTGGACAACAGCATTTTTCGCCTGCCGGCGCACAACGCCGCCGCTTTTGACGACGACCCGCTGCGCCCCTACAACGTGGGGCCGGACGGCCTGCTGCTCAACTTCAAGGCGGTGGTGCTCAAGTTCTTCCCCGACGCGGGCGGGCGCCGCGTGCGCGTGGAAAGCGAGCCGCCCATCGCGGGGCTGAACATTCCGCCCGAGATCGCGGGCACCGCCGGCGCCTGCGGCAACTGGAAGTCGCGCGTGGCGGCCGATTTCACCCACCCCAACCAGTTCACCTTCGCGGGCCGCTACCCGGTCAGCTGCGGTGAACAGACCTGGAGCGTGGCCTACGTTGACCCCGCCAGCTACGCCCCCCGCGTGATCGACGCCATGTGGCGCAACGCGGGCGGCACGCTGACGGGCCAGGTCAAGATGACCGAGCGGCCTGCCAGCGGCCAGCCGCTCATCACCGGCTTTTCGCTGCCGCTGACGGAAATCATTGCCGACATCAACAAATACTCGAACAACGTGATGGCGCAGCAGCTGTTCCTGACGCTGTCTGCTGCGGGCGACCGCCACGGCAGCTTTGCCGAATCGCGCAACACCCTGGCGCGCTGGTGGCGCCAGCGTTTTGGCCTGCGCACCACGCCGGTGGTGGAAAACGGCTCGGGCCTGTCGCGCAACGAACGCGTGACCGCCGCCTCGCTCACCGCGCTGCTTCAGCAGGCGGGCACCGGGCCCGCTGCGGCGGCGTACGAGCAATCGCTGTCAATCGCGGGCATCGACGGCACTGCCCGCCGCATGCGCGCACGCAACCCCAACTCCGACGCCATCGGCAACGCCACACTCAAGACCGGCACCCTGCGCGACGTGACGGCCATCGCCGGGTACGCCTACGGCCGCTCGGGCGCGAAATACGCGGTGGTCGGCATCATCAACCACCCCAACGCCGCCGCTGCGCGCCCCGCATTGGACAAGCTGGTGGAATGGGCGGTGAGGGACGCGCCCTGA